In the genome of Terriglobales bacterium, the window CTACGGCGAGGACTCCGGCATCACCGGCGCTGCCGCCCTCTGCCTGGCGGCCCCGCCGGTGGTCTAATAGAGGAGATGGCGAGCCAGGCCAAGAAAGAAGAGTCGCTCTCCCCGCTGGCGGGCCGGCCCGCCCCCCGCGAGATTCTCGTGGACGTGGCCCGCCTGGAGCGCGAGTACTTCGCCCGCACCCCCAACCTCGCCGATCCCGAGCAGAGGGTCGCCTTCGGGACCAGCGGGCACCGCGGCTCGCCCCTGCGCGCCACCTTCACCGAGGCCCACATCCTGGCCATCACCCAGGCCATCTGCGACTACCGCCGCAGCCAGGGCGCCGACGGCCCCCTCTACCTGGGCAAGGACACGCACGCCGCCTCCGCGCCCGCGCAGCGCACCGCGCTCGAGGTGCTGGCGGCCAACGGCGTGGAGACCATCCTGCAGCGCGACGACGGCGTGACTCCCACCCCGGTCATCTCGCGCGCCATCCTGGCCTACAACCGTGGCCGCCGCCAGCACCTCGCCGACGGCATCGTCGTCACGCCCTCGCACAACCCGCCCGAGGACGGCGGCTTCAAGTACAACCCCACGCACGGCGGCCCCGCCGACACCGAGGTCACGCGCTGGATCGAGCAGCGGGCGAACGAGTTGCTGCGCGCGGGCAACGCCGGCGTGGAGCGCGTGCCCTACGAGGCCGCGATCAAGATGGCCTCCACCCGCCAGGCGGACTTCGTCCTGCCCTACGTGCGCGACCTGGCCACGGTTGTGGACATGGAGGCCATCCGCACCGCCGGCCTCAAGCTGGCGGTGGATCCGCTGGGCGGCGCCGCCCAGCCTTACTGGGAGCCCATCAACGCCACCTACGGCCTCGACATCGCGGTGGTGAATCCGGTCCTCGATCCCACCTTCTCCTTCATGACCTGCGACCACGACGGCAAGATCCGCATGGACTGCTCCAGCCCCTACGCCATGGCGCGGCTGGTCGGGCTCAAGGACAAGTACCGCGTGGCCTTCGCCAACGACCCCGACGCCGACCGCCACGGCATCGTCACGCCTTCGGCCGGGCTGATGAACCCCAACCACTACCTGGCGGTGGCCATCCGCTACCTGCTCACCCACCGGCCGCGTTGGCGAGCCTCCGCCGCGGTGGGCAAGACCCTGGTCAGCAGCAGCATGATCGATCGCGTGGTGGGGAAGCTGGGGCGCCGGCTGTGCGAGACCCCGGTGGGCTTCAAGTGGTTCGCTCCCGGCTTGTTCGACGGCTCCTTCTGCTTCGGCGGCGAGGAGAGCGCGGGCGCCAGCTTCCTGCGCCAGGATGGCACGGTGTGGACCACCGACAAGGACGGCCTCATCCTCGCTCTGCTGGCCGCTGAGATCACCGCCCGCACCGGCAAGGACCCGGGCGAGCACTACCGCGAACTCACCGCCGAATTCGGCGCGCCCTGCTACACCCGCATCGACGCTGCCGCCACGCCCGAGGAGAAAGCGAAGCTGGGAAAGCTCTCGCCCGAGGCGGTGCGTGCTTCCACCCTGGCGGGCGAGCCCATCACCGCCAAGCTGACCCGCGCTCCCGGCAACGACGCTCCCATCGGCGGCTTGAAAGTCGTGGTCAGCAGCGGCTGGTTCGCCGCCCGGCCCTCCGGCACCGAGAACATCTACAAGATCTACGCGGAGAGCTTCCGCGACCCGGCCCACCTCCAGGCCATCGTCGCCGAGGCCCAGGGGATCGTCCAGAACTCGCTCGCGGCCGCCTGAATTACTTGGGCTGGGCCGGCGGCGCCACCACCAGCAGAGGATTGGGGTCGGGGTCGCGCCGGTAGAAGAGCCGGGGACGCTGTACGCTGCGCTGCGCGGGCGCCAGCCTCTCCTGGCCCTCCACCAGGCTGAAGCCGCGCGAACCCTCCAGGAAGTTGCGCTGCAACGCCGGCACCTGCTCGGCCGCTTCTTCCAGCCAGTCGAGCAGGTAGAGTTCCCCGCCGGTGGAGGCCGGGTGGGAGATCAGGTTCAGCAGGCTGTAGGTCAGCAGTCCATGGCCGTACTGCGAAGCCTCCATGGCTGCCTGGTAGGCCTGCGAGGCGGTGAGGACGTACATGCCCTTCTCGTAGGCCAGTTGCGCCAGGCCCTTGGAGTTCATAGCGCCCTGGCGCTTCTCCTCCGCTTCCAGCGCCTGGCCGGAGCGGCAAGCGTCGATGATGACCAGGAAGTGGCGGCCGTCGATGCCCTCGAAGAGGCGGCCCAGATCGACGTCGGAGAGAGCGTGGGCCTGCTCGGGATCCTGGGCCATCGCAGCGGGCGCGAAGTCGTGCGGCAGCAGATAGAACTGGTTGTGGACCGCGGTGCCGTGCCCGGCGAAGAAGAGGAAGACGCCGTCCTCCGGCTGCGCCCTGCGCAGGCCGGCGAAGAGGCGGCGTTGCGCCTCGCTGAGCGGCACCGGGTCCCCGGCGAGGATGGCCAGCGCCGCGCGGATGTTGGCGGCGGTGGCGTCGTCGTCGAGCAGCGAGACCGGGACCATGGTCTTGAAGTTCCGCAGCGCGGCCTGGTCCTGGGCGAACTCGGTGGCGAAGGCCTGCGCATCGTCACGGGCGTAGCGCAGGTCCATGCCCGGGGGCGCGTACCTGTTCACGCCCACCGCCAGGATGTAGCCGGTGCCTTCCGCTCCGGCGGACTTCTCGCCGCCCTCCACCGGCGCGGTCGCGTCCTCGCTTTTGATGTCAGCATCGTTGAAGGCGTAGGCCACCAGCGTGTTCATCCCGGCGGTAAGACCGACTTCGGCAGCCAGGTCGCGGCAATCCTTCCCCTCGAGCAGGTCTCCGTGCCAGCGCCGTACCAGGATGCCGTTGCGGAAGAGTCGCAGGTCGCGCGCTCCGCTACCCTGGCTGTGCTTCGTGTACGGGGGAGCCTGGCAGACGTGGATGGCGAGCGCGGCGGTGCGCCGGTCCGCCGCCGGGGTCGCCTCCAGCGTGACCACCGGCTGGCGGCGGTCGCGCTCCTCCAGGCCCTGCTTGGCCTGGGGCGCGTTCCCGGCCACGATCGCCGAGAGTAACCCGGGCTCATAGAAGTCGCCATAGAAGGCCTCTACCGGCAACACGTCGAAGGTACTGCCGCCGAAGCGCCAGGCGATGCCCTTCCAGCCTCCGGGAGAGCCGTCGAAGTAGCCGTCGGGGGAGATCACCAACCAGTCTCCGCCGGAGGCGGTGGCCAGGATGGCAGCCGGCTGCCCGCTCTCGAGATCCCACAGCGTGATGTAGCGCGTGCCCTGGATGAGGAAGCGGCTGTCGGCGGTGAAGGCGAAGGGGAACTTGCTGTCGGCGCTGCCGGTGGCGTCGAAGGAGTTGGTCAGGCTGTGCAGCAGCTTGCCGGTGGCGGCGTCCCACACGAAGATGGAGGCGGCCGCGGCCTGCCCCGCGGCCACCAGCAGCCGCCCGTCGGGGCTGAACTGCAAGGCGGCGACGCAGTCGGGCATCACCTTGATCGTGACCGTGCTCTTGGAGGGGGCGTCGGGTCCGAAGGCACAGCCGGGCTCAGCGAAGGACGCGACTTGGACCCCGCGGACCGCATCCCAGATGCGGACCGTGCCGTCATCGGCGCCGCTGGCCACCCGCCGCCCGTCGGGGCTGACTGCCACCGCGTTCACCTTGGCATGGACGCCCAGCTTCCTCACCACCTGGCCGGTCTCGCTGGCGCGCACCTGGATATTTCCTTCCTTGTCGCCGGTGACGAACTGGTGCGAGTCGGGGAACCAGGCAAAGCCCACCACGTCGGTCAGGCTCACGGAGACGTTGCCGGAGGCGATCTGCCAGATGGTCAGGGGCTTGATCTTGCCGTCCATGCCGGTGCGCGCGAGGAGTTGCTCGTCCGGACTGAGGGCCAGGATATCGGTCCACGCCGAGCTGTCGTGCTCGGGCAGCTTGAGGAGCTTGGGCTCGCCCTTGTCGAGGTCGGCGGTGAGGACGCCGCCCGGGACCGAGAGCGCGACCCACCGGCCGCGCTGGCTGAGGGCGATGTTCGCGGTCACGCCCTGGGGAGCGCGCAGCAGCCGCGGCCCGGAGTTGGAGGTCAGGTCCCACAGCGCCAGGGTGTCGCCCCCGGTCATGCCGGCGATGCGCCGCGCCAGCAGCCGACCGCCGTCGCCCACGGCCACGCTGTAAGCCACCACCTCGGTGGCCCGGTCCTCCAGGCTGAAGCGGGGAATGCGCTGCAGCGGCAGCAGCGTCTTCTTCAGGTCCCAGACGATGATCTCGGGGCTGCCGCCTCCTCCGCCCAGGCCCTCCACCTGCTTGGTCTCCACGTACGGATTCCAGCTGACCAGCATGGCGTCGTCGGGAGAGAACTCCAGGATGCCGTAGCCGGGGATGGCGGCGCCCAGCTTGGTCCCCTTCGTGAGATCGTAGAACTCGATCCTCTTCTCGTTGCCGGCCTCCGTGCCCACCGCCAGCAGGCTCCAGTCATGGGAGATGGCGACGCTGCCATGGATGCCGGGGACCAGCAGGTCCTGCTTGCCCGTGTCCAGCTCCCAGAGCACCAGGTCGCCGCCTTTTCCTTTTTCCGCCGCAGCGACCACGCCCACCAGGGACTTTCCGTTGCTGGTGAAGCGCAAGCCGGCGGCGCCGCGCGTGCCCGCGCCCAGATCGCGAACACGGGCGCGCCGGGCGACGTCCCACACCTCGACGTCGTCCTGGCCGTCGCTGAAGGCTAGCTGGGAACCGTCGGGGCTGAAGGTCACCTGCGGCCACACCGCCTTCTCGGACTCCACCTTCCCGCGCAGTTGCGCCAGGACGCGGCCGCTGGCGCCTTCGCGCAGCAGGATCTCGCCTTCGGAGCCGGCGGTGGCCAGCCACTTGCCGTCCGGGCTGAAGGCGATCGAGGAGATCCAGAAAGCGTGGCCTCGCACCTTGCGCACCAGTTCGCCGGTGTTCACATCCCAGAACTGGATCTGGTAGGCGTCGCCGGCCTTGCGCAGAGGGCTGTCGATGGGCGCTGTCTCCACCTCCGCGCCCATGCCTTCGCCCACCACCAGATACTTGCTGTCGGGACTGAAGGCCATGGCGGAGGCCAGGGTATCCACGCGCAGGGTGCGCAGCAGCCGCCCGGTGGCCGGCGACCACAGCTTGACCATGTAGCTGCCCGAGGTGGCCAGCAGCTTGCCGTCGGGACTGAAGACGGCTTCGTCGATGGTGGCGCCGTGCCCGGTCTGCGGCACCAGTTCGGGGCGCTGCGCCCAGGCCGTTCCGGCCAGCAGAGTGAGACTGAGAAGGATTCCGCGGATTCCCATGTTCCTGTCCAGAGTCTATTCGTAGCGCAAAGCCTGCACCGGGTCGAGCTTGGCGGCGCGCAGTGCGGGATATACGCCGGCGACCAAGCTCACGATCTGCGCAAAGATGATCGCTCCCAGAACCAGCCACCAGGGCACTGCCCACAGGTTCTCCGGGGGCAGCGACTGGCGCTGGAGGTAGACGTTGGTGCCGAAGTTGATCACCCGCCCGATCAGCCAGCCCAGCAGCACGCCCAGACTTCCCCCCGTCACGCCCATGGCAACGGCTTCCGTGAGGAATAGGAACGCGACGTCCCAGTCGCTGCCGCCGATGGCCTTCATGATGCCGATCTCGCGCCGCCGCTCCAGGATGGCCATCACCAGCGTGTTGATGATGCCCAGCGAAGCCACCACCAGCGCCAGGCTGCCGAAGATCCCCAGGAACAGGTCCAGCACCGCGAAGAAGCGCTGCAGGCTGCGGCTGGCGTCCAGGATGGAGAAGGTGTTGAAACCCATCTTCTTGATGGCGTTCTGCACTCCTTCCACCTGCTTCGGGCTCTTCACTCGCACGGTGAGAGAGAGGTAGGTGGGAACGTTGGAGAAGGAGCGCATGCTGTCGCGCAGGTCGGAGGCCTGCATCACGTGCAGGCTTTGCGCCAGCTTCAGCGGCAGGAAGACATTGGCGCGCACCGGGCCGCGCATGCCTTCCGGGTCCACGTCGGAGATGCCCACGATCTTCAGCGTTTGGCGACGCGAGATGACGGAATAGGATTCCGCCGTTTCCTCGCCCGAGGAAGGCGCGGCCCGCTGCGCGTAGAGGATCGCCACGTCCTTCCCCACCAGCTCCTTGGCGAGGTCCGCGGCCTTGGTGTCGTCCAGACCCGGCTTGGGTTTGCGGCCGAGCAACTCCTCGGCGAAGGGCTTCTGCAGGACGGCCTCGGGCGCCGTGTCGGAAGAGAAGAAGCTGCCCGCCAGACCTTCGAAGGCGTCGGTGTTTCCGGCGGAGTAGGGAAGACCGGCCACCATGGTGAGGTGCGGCTTCTCGGCGTAGCGCACCTCGGTGATGAAGCGAAGGTCGGGATAGGCCTCGACCACGTTGGGCAGGCGCTCGATCTCCAGCCGCGCGGGCTCGTCGAGGGCCCGCGCCTGCTCGGGGCTGGCTCCGCCGGCGCTCTCCTCGCGGTTCATGCCGCGAAAGTCGCGGCGCGAGGTGACGAAGACAGTATCGAAGATGCCGGCCTTCTCCAGCCGCTTGCCCGCCAGTTGCTGCAGGCCGATGCCCAAAGAGAGCATGGCCACCAGCGAGGCCACTCCCACCGAGATGCCGAGAATCGTCAGGGAATTGCGCAGCACCGACTCGCGCAGGTTGCGCCCCGCC includes:
- a CDS encoding caspase family protein; its protein translation is MGIRGILLSLTLLAGTAWAQRPELVPQTGHGATIDEAVFSPDGKLLATSGSYMVKLWSPATGRLLRTLRVDTLASAMAFSPDSKYLVVGEGMGAEVETAPIDSPLRKAGDAYQIQFWDVNTGELVRKVRGHAFWISSIAFSPDGKWLATAGSEGEILLREGASGRVLAQLRGKVESEKAVWPQVTFSPDGSQLAFSDGQDDVEVWDVARRARVRDLGAGTRGAAGLRFTSNGKSLVGVVAAAEKGKGGDLVLWELDTGKQDLLVPGIHGSVAISHDWSLLAVGTEAGNEKRIEFYDLTKGTKLGAAIPGYGILEFSPDDAMLVSWNPYVETKQVEGLGGGGGSPEIIVWDLKKTLLPLQRIPRFSLEDRATEVVAYSVAVGDGGRLLARRIAGMTGGDTLALWDLTSNSGPRLLRAPQGVTANIALSQRGRWVALSVPGGVLTADLDKGEPKLLKLPEHDSSAWTDILALSPDEQLLARTGMDGKIKPLTIWQIASGNVSVSLTDVVGFAWFPDSHQFVTGDKEGNIQVRASETGQVVRKLGVHAKVNAVAVSPDGRRVASGADDGTVRIWDAVRGVQVASFAEPGCAFGPDAPSKSTVTIKVMPDCVAALQFSPDGRLLVAAGQAAAASIFVWDAATGKLLHSLTNSFDATGSADSKFPFAFTADSRFLIQGTRYITLWDLESGQPAAILATASGGDWLVISPDGYFDGSPGGWKGIAWRFGGSTFDVLPVEAFYGDFYEPGLLSAIVAGNAPQAKQGLEERDRRQPVVTLEATPAADRRTAALAIHVCQAPPYTKHSQGSGARDLRLFRNGILVRRWHGDLLEGKDCRDLAAEVGLTAGMNTLVAYAFNDADIKSEDATAPVEGGEKSAGAEGTGYILAVGVNRYAPPGMDLRYARDDAQAFATEFAQDQAALRNFKTMVPVSLLDDDATAANIRAALAILAGDPVPLSEAQRRLFAGLRRAQPEDGVFLFFAGHGTAVHNQFYLLPHDFAPAAMAQDPEQAHALSDVDLGRLFEGIDGRHFLVIIDACRSGQALEAEEKRQGAMNSKGLAQLAYEKGMYVLTASQAYQAAMEASQYGHGLLTYSLLNLISHPASTGGELYLLDWLEEAAEQVPALQRNFLEGSRGFSLVEGQERLAPAQRSVQRPRLFYRRDPDPNPLLVVAPPAQPK
- a CDS encoding FtsX-like permease family protein gives rise to the protein MKAYDLVELAGRNLRESVLRNSLTILGISVGVASLVAMLSLGIGLQQLAGKRLEKAGIFDTVFVTSRRDFRGMNREESAGGASPEQARALDEPARLEIERLPNVVEAYPDLRFITEVRYAEKPHLTMVAGLPYSAGNTDAFEGLAGSFFSSDTAPEAVLQKPFAEELLGRKPKPGLDDTKAADLAKELVGKDVAILYAQRAAPSSGEETAESYSVISRRQTLKIVGISDVDPEGMRGPVRANVFLPLKLAQSLHVMQASDLRDSMRSFSNVPTYLSLTVRVKSPKQVEGVQNAIKKMGFNTFSILDASRSLQRFFAVLDLFLGIFGSLALVVASLGIINTLVMAILERRREIGIMKAIGGSDWDVAFLFLTEAVAMGVTGGSLGVLLGWLIGRVINFGTNVYLQRQSLPPENLWAVPWWLVLGAIIFAQIVSLVAGVYPALRAAKLDPVQALRYE
- the pgm gene encoding phosphoglucomutase (alpha-D-glucose-1,6-bisphosphate-dependent), with the protein product MASQAKKEESLSPLAGRPAPREILVDVARLEREYFARTPNLADPEQRVAFGTSGHRGSPLRATFTEAHILAITQAICDYRRSQGADGPLYLGKDTHAASAPAQRTALEVLAANGVETILQRDDGVTPTPVISRAILAYNRGRRQHLADGIVVTPSHNPPEDGGFKYNPTHGGPADTEVTRWIEQRANELLRAGNAGVERVPYEAAIKMASTRQADFVLPYVRDLATVVDMEAIRTAGLKLAVDPLGGAAQPYWEPINATYGLDIAVVNPVLDPTFSFMTCDHDGKIRMDCSSPYAMARLVGLKDKYRVAFANDPDADRHGIVTPSAGLMNPNHYLAVAIRYLLTHRPRWRASAAVGKTLVSSSMIDRVVGKLGRRLCETPVGFKWFAPGLFDGSFCFGGEESAGASFLRQDGTVWTTDKDGLILALLAAEITARTGKDPGEHYRELTAEFGAPCYTRIDAAATPEEKAKLGKLSPEAVRASTLAGEPITAKLTRAPGNDAPIGGLKVVVSSGWFAARPSGTENIYKIYAESFRDPAHLQAIVAEAQGIVQNSLAAA